In Patagioenas fasciata isolate bPatFas1 chromosome 2, bPatFas1.hap1, whole genome shotgun sequence, a single window of DNA contains:
- the ANKRD46 gene encoding ankyrin repeat domain-containing protein 46, translating into MSYVFVNDSSQTNVPLLQACIDGDFNYSKRLLESGFDPNIRDSRGRTGLHLAAARGNVDICQLLHKFGADLLATDYQGNTALHLCGHVDTIQFLVSNGLKIDICNHQGATPLVLAKRRGVNKDVIRLLESLEEQEVKGFNRGAHSKLETMQTAESESAMESHSLLNPNLQQGEGVLSSFRTTWQEFVEDLGFWRVLLLIIVIALLSLGIAYYVSGVLPFVENQPELVH; encoded by the exons ATGTCCTACGTTTTTGTAAACGACTCTTCCCAGACGAATGTGCCGCTGCTGCAGGCTTGCATTGATGGAGATTTTAACTATTCCAAACGACTGTTAGAGAGTGGTTTCGACCCAAATATTCGTGACAGCCGAGGCCGAACTGGCCTTCACCTTGCTGCAGCCAGAGGAAATGTAGATATTTGTCAACTCTTACATAAATTTGGTGCTGACCTACTAGCCACTGATTACCAAGGTAACACAGCCCTTCACCTGTGTGGGCATGTGGATACCATCCAGTTCCTCGTTTCTAATGGACTTAAAATTGATATTTG CAACCACCAAGGTGCAACACCGCTTGTTCTTGCGAAACGAAGGGGTGTGAATAAAGATGTGATTAGACTGCTGGAATCTTTAGAGGAGCAAGAGGTGAAAGGATTTAACAGAGGAGCTCACTCAAAGCTGGAAACGATGCAAACTGCTGAAAGCGAAag TGCGATGGAAAGCCATTCCCTCCTTAATCCAAACCTACAGCAAGGCGAAGGAGTTCTTTCAAGTTTCCGCACAACGTGGCAAGAGTTTGTTGAAGACCTGGGCTTCTGGAGGGTGCTGCTCCTCATCATTGTCATTGCTCTTCTCTCGCTCGGGATAGCCTACTATGTTAGTGGAGTGCTTCCTTTTGTAGAAAACCAGCCTGAACTGGTGCActga